From one Comamonas piscis genomic stretch:
- a CDS encoding VTT domain-containing protein, translating into MHLIDFILHVDKYLEAFVTTYGMWVYALLFLIVFVETGVVVMPFLPGDSLLFIVGAMCGAGLMSFPLATGLLFVAAFLGDQCNYQIGHHLGPKVFKWENSRWFNRKAFDKAHAFYERYGGITIILARFMPFVRTFAPFVAGVANMNRAKFIAYNLIGAAIWVFGICAAGYFFGNLPWVKANLEKIIWGLILVPGLLAIFGAWRAGKNDKAAGTV; encoded by the coding sequence ATGCATTTGATCGACTTCATCTTGCATGTCGACAAGTACCTGGAAGCTTTTGTAACGACCTATGGCATGTGGGTTTACGCATTGCTGTTTCTGATCGTGTTTGTCGAGACGGGCGTGGTAGTGATGCCCTTCTTGCCCGGCGATTCGCTGCTGTTTATCGTCGGTGCCATGTGCGGCGCGGGGCTGATGAGTTTTCCGCTGGCTACCGGCTTGCTGTTTGTCGCTGCATTCCTCGGCGACCAGTGCAATTACCAGATCGGCCACCATTTGGGGCCCAAGGTGTTCAAGTGGGAGAACTCGCGCTGGTTCAACCGCAAGGCTTTTGACAAGGCCCATGCCTTCTACGAGCGCTATGGCGGCATCACCATCATCCTGGCGCGCTTTATGCCGTTTGTGCGCACCTTTGCGCCCTTTGTGGCGGGCGTCGCCAATATGAACCGTGCCAAGTTCATTGCCTACAACCTGATTGGCGCGGCCATCTGGGTGTTTGGCATCTGCGCGGCGGGCTACTTCTTTGGCAACCTGCCTTGGGTCAAGGCCAACCTGGAAAAGATCATTTGGGGCCTGATCCTGGTGCCGGGCTTGCTCGCTATCTTTGGCGCCTGGCGTGCCGGCAAGAACGACAAGGCCGCTGGCACCGTCTGA
- a CDS encoding DHA2 family efflux MFS transporter permease subunit, with protein sequence MATSNPSQPHPPLEGTARLIGTLALSAAVFMNVLDTSIANVSLPAIAGDLGVSANQGTWVITSFAVANAISVPLTGWLSMRFGQVRLFMLSVTLFVISSWLCGLAPNMTTLIAFRILQGFVAGPMIPLSQSLLLASYPRAMAGTAMAFWSMTTLIAPVMGPLLGGWITDNMSWPWIFYINVPVGMLAVGATWAIFRNRDSARKALPIDAIGLGLLVVWVSAMQIMLDIGKEHDWFQSPMVVACAVIAVVGLLYFLIWELGDKHPVVDLRLFKNRNFWAGTLAISVGYGLFFGNVVLLPLWLQQFMGYTATDAGLVLAPVGLLALVLSPVVGKTIHKVDPRRYATASFIVFGLVMWMRSRFNTQVDLVTIMVPTIVQGVAMAGFFIPLMTITLSDIPPEKMPSASGLSNFVRITAGAVGTSVATTLWERRAVLHHAQLVEHISLGDGPTAQAVQGLQASGLTLQQALARVDQLVNQQAFMLAANDIFWASSMLFLLLIPLVWLAKGPKQGQGGGGAEAASAAH encoded by the coding sequence ATGGCAACTTCCAATCCCTCACAACCCCATCCGCCGCTCGAAGGCACAGCGCGCCTCATCGGCACCCTGGCACTCTCGGCTGCGGTGTTCATGAATGTGCTGGACACGTCGATCGCGAACGTGTCGCTGCCGGCCATTGCCGGTGATCTGGGCGTCAGCGCCAACCAGGGCACCTGGGTGATCACCAGCTTTGCGGTGGCCAATGCCATCTCGGTGCCGCTGACCGGCTGGCTGTCGATGCGCTTTGGCCAGGTGCGCCTGTTCATGCTCAGCGTGACCTTGTTCGTGATTTCGTCCTGGCTCTGCGGCCTGGCACCGAACATGACGACCTTGATCGCGTTCCGCATCTTGCAAGGCTTTGTCGCCGGCCCGATGATTCCGCTGTCGCAGTCGCTGCTGCTGGCCAGTTACCCGCGCGCGATGGCAGGTACGGCGATGGCCTTCTGGTCGATGACGACCTTGATCGCGCCGGTGATGGGCCCGCTGCTGGGCGGCTGGATCACCGACAACATGTCCTGGCCCTGGATCTTCTACATCAATGTGCCTGTCGGTATGCTGGCCGTGGGCGCCACCTGGGCGATCTTCCGCAACCGGGATTCGGCCCGCAAGGCCTTGCCGATCGATGCGATTGGCTTGGGGTTGCTGGTGGTCTGGGTGTCGGCGATGCAGATCATGCTGGACATCGGCAAGGAGCATGACTGGTTCCAGTCTCCGATGGTGGTCGCCTGTGCGGTGATTGCGGTCGTCGGCCTCTTGTATTTCCTGATCTGGGAGTTGGGCGACAAGCACCCGGTGGTGGATCTGCGCCTGTTCAAGAACCGCAATTTCTGGGCCGGCACCTTGGCCATCTCGGTGGGCTACGGGCTGTTCTTTGGCAATGTGGTGCTGCTGCCCTTGTGGCTGCAGCAGTTCATGGGCTATACCGCCACCGATGCCGGCCTGGTGTTGGCGCCGGTGGGCTTGCTGGCGCTGGTGCTCTCGCCGGTGGTGGGTAAAACCATCCACAAGGTCGATCCCCGGCGCTATGCAACCGCATCGTTCATCGTGTTTGGCCTGGTGATGTGGATGCGTTCGCGCTTCAACACCCAGGTGGACCTGGTGACGATCATGGTCCCGACCATCGTGCAAGGCGTGGCCATGGCGGGCTTTTTCATCCCGCTGATGACCATCACCTTGAGCGATATTCCGCCGGAGAAAATGCCCAGCGCCTCAGGCCTGTCAAACTTTGTGCGGATCACTGCCGGTGCCGTGGGCACCTCGGTCGCCACCACTTTGTGGGAGCGCCGCGCGGTCTTGCACCATGCGCAACTGGTGGAGCACATCAGCCTGGGCGATGGCCCCACCGCGCAGGCGGTGCAAGGTTTGCAGGCCAGCGGCCTGACCTTGCAACAGGCCTTGGCCCGGGTTGATCAGTTGGTCAACCAGCAGGCCTTTATGTTGGCAGCCAACGATATTTTCTGGGCCTCGTCCATGCTGTTCCTGCTGCTGATTCCGCTGGTCTGGCTGGCCAAGGGCCCCAAACAAGGCCAGGGCGGTGGGGGGGCGGAGGCGGCATCGGCTGCGCATTGA
- a CDS encoding efflux transporter outer membrane subunit, translating to MTSSFSFVGADRRLALSAIALAASTFIAGCADMRGIDTHAQLRSPQSLGLLAAPSEADQAATVAPVDAQWWKALGDAQLNGLIDTALADSPNLQSAQARIRKAWAQAQVSESALGPQVNGQASASRNHAPANGMVPPPLAGNNYSSAEARINGSWSLDLFGKHRAALDAAVGSARAAQADMDAARVLLTSSMVQAYVQLSRLQAQEVVAQRAIDQRAHTLQLVRDRYDAGLDTTLEVRQSESGVPQAKVQLLQVREQKQQAQNALAALMGQPARAQELVASPINQLSLPRFPSQLSSNLLGRRADIVAARWRVEAAEQGIRQAKAEFYPDIDLTAFLGLSSIGFNNFAKGSAREWGVGPALSLPIFDSGRLRANLSGVSADYELAVQGYNQAVITAVRDVADQVASVRAAHAQLPEQRQAADAAQSALDIANQRYAAGLGTYLNVLSAETNVLAQRQQMVDIEARILSSNAALAQALGGGYQEQNHSSDSSGSNANTDSNSPTPNNAPMDSAKS from the coding sequence ATGACCAGCAGTTTTTCATTTGTGGGCGCCGACCGTCGGCTGGCCCTGTCAGCCATTGCGCTGGCGGCCAGCACGTTCATCGCCGGCTGCGCCGATATGCGCGGCATCGATACCCATGCCCAGCTGCGCTCGCCGCAGTCGCTGGGTTTGCTGGCCGCGCCTTCCGAGGCCGACCAGGCGGCGACCGTCGCACCGGTCGATGCTCAGTGGTGGAAGGCCCTGGGCGATGCGCAGCTCAATGGGCTGATCGACACGGCTCTGGCCGACAGCCCCAACCTGCAATCAGCGCAGGCGCGCATTCGCAAGGCCTGGGCACAGGCGCAGGTCAGCGAGTCCGCATTGGGCCCGCAGGTCAACGGCCAGGCCAGCGCCAGCCGCAACCATGCGCCGGCCAATGGCATGGTGCCGCCACCGCTGGCGGGCAACAACTACAGCAGCGCAGAAGCCCGTATCAACGGCAGCTGGTCGCTGGACTTGTTTGGCAAGCACCGTGCCGCGCTTGATGCTGCCGTCGGCTCCGCCCGCGCCGCGCAGGCCGATATGGATGCTGCCCGCGTGCTGCTGACCAGCTCCATGGTGCAGGCCTATGTGCAGCTCTCTCGGCTGCAGGCGCAAGAGGTGGTGGCCCAGCGCGCCATTGACCAGCGCGCCCACACCCTGCAACTGGTGCGCGACCGCTATGACGCCGGCCTTGACACCACCTTGGAGGTGCGCCAAAGCGAAAGTGGCGTGCCCCAGGCCAAGGTGCAACTGCTGCAAGTGCGTGAGCAAAAACAGCAGGCGCAAAACGCGCTGGCCGCGCTGATGGGCCAGCCCGCGCGGGCGCAGGAGTTGGTGGCATCGCCCATCAACCAGCTGAGCCTGCCACGCTTTCCTTCTCAGCTCTCGTCCAACCTGTTGGGGCGGCGCGCCGATATTGTGGCCGCCCGCTGGCGCGTAGAGGCTGCCGAGCAAGGCATTCGCCAGGCCAAGGCCGAGTTCTATCCGGATATTGACTTGACCGCATTCCTGGGCCTGTCGAGCATTGGCTTCAACAACTTTGCCAAGGGCAGTGCACGCGAATGGGGTGTGGGCCCGGCGCTCAGCTTGCCGATCTTTGACTCGGGCCGGCTGCGTGCCAACCTGAGCGGCGTATCGGCCGACTATGAACTGGCCGTGCAGGGCTACAACCAGGCGGTGATCACGGCGGTACGCGATGTCGCCGACCAGGTAGCCAGCGTGCGTGCTGCCCATGCCCAGCTGCCCGAGCAGCGGCAGGCCGCCGATGCCGCGCAGAGCGCGCTGGATATTGCCAACCAGCGGTATGCCGCCGGTCTGGGCACCTACCTGAATGTGCTGTCGGCCGAGACCAATGTGCTGGCCCAGCGCCAGCAGATGGTGGATATCGAGGCCCGCATTCTGTCGAGCAATGCCGCGCTGGCCCAGGCTTTGGGCGGTGGCTACCAAGAGCAGAACCACAGCAGTGACAGCAGCGGCAGCAACGCCAACACCGACAGCAACTCTCCAACCCCCAACAACGCCCCGATGGACAGCGCCAAGAGCTGA
- the gdhA gene encoding NADP-specific glutamate dehydrogenase, which produces MQHQSLAQFLAYVEQRNPGQPEFLQAVTEVMESLWPFIEKNPRYAQLSLLERLVEPERVVSFRVSWVDDKGVVQVNRGYRIQHSMAIGPYKGGLRFHPSVNLSVLKFLAFEQTFKNALTTLPMGGGKGGSDFDPKGKSDGEVMRFCQSFISELFRHVGSDTDVPAGDIGVGGREVAFMAGMYKKLANRADCVFTGKGLAFGGSLIRPEATGFGTVYFAQEMLKTRGKSFDGLTVSVSGSGNVAQYAIDKAMALGAKVVSASDSSGTIYDAAGFDGDKLLKLMNIKNQQYGRMSDYAQQVPGVEYYEGKTPWFIQADVALPCATQNELELADAETLIKNGVLCVAEGANMPCTIEAAKAFEKAGVLYAPGKASNAGGVATSGLEMSQNALRLSWPAAEVDQRLFEIMEGIHSACVKYGQRDDGSMSYIDGANIAGFVKVADAMLAQGVL; this is translated from the coding sequence ATGCAACACCAATCCCTGGCCCAGTTTCTCGCCTACGTTGAACAGCGCAACCCCGGCCAGCCCGAGTTTCTGCAAGCCGTGACCGAAGTCATGGAGAGCCTGTGGCCCTTCATCGAGAAGAACCCCCGCTACGCCCAACTCAGCTTGCTCGAACGCCTGGTGGAGCCCGAGCGCGTGGTGAGCTTCCGCGTTAGTTGGGTGGACGACAAGGGCGTGGTGCAGGTCAACCGTGGCTACCGCATTCAGCACAGCATGGCCATTGGCCCCTACAAGGGCGGTCTGCGCTTCCACCCCTCGGTGAACCTGTCAGTGCTCAAGTTCCTGGCGTTTGAGCAGACCTTCAAGAACGCGCTGACCACCCTGCCCATGGGCGGCGGCAAGGGCGGTTCAGACTTCGACCCCAAGGGCAAGAGCGACGGCGAAGTGATGCGCTTCTGCCAGTCCTTCATCAGCGAGCTGTTCCGCCATGTGGGCTCGGACACCGACGTGCCCGCCGGCGATATCGGCGTGGGCGGCCGTGAAGTGGCCTTTATGGCCGGCATGTACAAGAAGCTGGCCAACCGCGCCGACTGCGTGTTCACCGGCAAGGGTCTGGCCTTTGGCGGCTCGCTGATCCGCCCTGAAGCCACCGGTTTTGGCACCGTCTACTTTGCGCAGGAAATGCTCAAGACCCGTGGCAAGAGCTTTGACGGCCTCACCGTCTCGGTGTCGGGTTCGGGCAATGTGGCGCAGTACGCCATCGACAAGGCCATGGCGCTGGGCGCCAAGGTGGTATCGGCTTCTGACTCCTCCGGCACCATCTACGACGCCGCCGGTTTTGACGGCGACAAGCTGCTCAAGCTGATGAACATCAAGAACCAGCAGTACGGCCGCATGAGCGACTACGCCCAGCAAGTGCCAGGCGTGGAGTACTACGAAGGCAAGACCCCTTGGTTCATCCAGGCCGATGTGGCCCTGCCTTGCGCCACCCAGAACGAGTTGGAACTGGCCGACGCCGAGACCCTGATCAAGAACGGCGTGCTCTGCGTGGCTGAAGGCGCGAACATGCCTTGCACCATCGAAGCGGCCAAGGCCTTTGAAAAAGCCGGCGTGCTCTACGCGCCCGGCAAGGCATCGAACGCCGGCGGCGTCGCCACCTCGGGCCTGGAGATGAGCCAGAACGCGCTGCGCCTGAGCTGGCCTGCGGCCGAAGTGGACCAGCGCCTGTTCGAGATCATGGAAGGCATCCACTCCGCTTGCGTCAAGTACGGCCAACGCGACGACGGCAGCATGAGCTACATCGACGGCGCCAACATCGCCGGCTTTGTGAAGGTGGCCGACGCCATGCTCGCCCAAGGTGTGCTGTAA
- the miaA gene encoding tRNA (adenosine(37)-N6)-dimethylallyltransferase MiaA, with translation MYAVDTPLCLGLAGPTASGKTGAAIALAQQLGAARPVEIISVDSALIYRGMDIGSAKPSLQEQAGIPHHLLDIRDPLDAYSAAEFVRDALVLVAQIHARGGISLLVGGTMLYFKALMDGIDDMPAADPAVRAQLDAEAAIHGWPHMHGLLAQVDPVTAQRLAPGDSQRVQRALEVWRVSGQPLSYFHAQQKRPSPLLQLAPGFQLLSLEPSDRAWLHARIALRYDQMLAQGFLAEVLQLRARGDLDLNLPSMRCVGYRQMWEMLDSCTQQGIAVQTESDVPPALWAEMRDKGIAASRQLAKRQITWLRSMPARQAIACDAPDALEQWLQAASARLAAVNE, from the coding sequence GTGTACGCTGTTGATACCCCCCTCTGCCTGGGCCTGGCAGGCCCCACCGCCTCCGGCAAGACCGGCGCTGCCATTGCGCTGGCGCAGCAACTCGGCGCCGCGCGGCCGGTCGAGATCATCAGCGTGGATTCGGCCCTGATCTACCGGGGCATGGACATTGGCTCGGCCAAGCCCAGCCTGCAAGAGCAGGCCGGCATCCCGCATCACCTGCTCGATATCCGCGACCCCTTGGATGCCTACAGCGCGGCAGAGTTTGTGCGCGATGCGCTGGTGCTGGTGGCGCAAATCCATGCGCGGGGCGGCATCAGCTTGCTGGTGGGCGGCACCATGCTGTATTTCAAGGCGCTGATGGATGGCATCGATGACATGCCCGCCGCCGACCCCGCGGTGCGCGCCCAGCTCGATGCCGAGGCGGCCATCCATGGTTGGCCCCATATGCATGGGCTGCTGGCGCAGGTCGATCCCGTCACCGCGCAGCGCCTGGCGCCGGGCGATAGCCAGCGGGTACAGCGTGCGCTGGAAGTCTGGCGGGTCAGCGGTCAGCCCTTGTCATATTTCCATGCGCAGCAAAAGCGGCCATCGCCACTGCTGCAGCTGGCGCCCGGTTTTCAGCTCTTGAGCCTAGAGCCCAGCGACCGCGCCTGGCTGCATGCGCGCATTGCGCTACGCTACGACCAGATGCTCGCCCAGGGATTTTTGGCCGAGGTGCTGCAGCTGCGCGCGCGCGGCGATCTGGATTTGAACCTGCCATCGATGCGTTGCGTAGGCTACCGCCAAATGTGGGAGATGCTCGACAGCTGCACCCAGCAGGGCATCGCCGTGCAGACCGAAAGCGATGTGCCGCCTGCCTTGTGGGCAGAGATGCGCGACAAGGGCATTGCTGCCAGCCGGCAACTGGCCAAGCGCCAGATCACCTGGCTGCGCAGCATGCCCGCCCGCCAGGCCATTGCCTGCGATGCGCCCGATGCGCTGGAGCAATGGCTGCAGGCGGCCAGCGCTCGACTGGCCGCCGTCAACGAATAA
- a CDS encoding MarR family winged helix-turn-helix transcriptional regulator, protein MTDSHQENPASAGEDQEALAGGFPEIEAIRPVDFPCWLMRIISTVVRAEVDRRMEPLGLTQAQWIPVLHLASGKAHTAADLARRTLQTPGAMTRLVDRLVDKGIIERERSTDDRRVVSLCLTEEGLAAARQVPDIVKGVNSAALSPLSPDELTQFHGYLRRIYEAMPNTLSVDMCLPQDGCAGDATDNSDNTAQPPGKERAL, encoded by the coding sequence ATGACCGATTCGCACCAGGAAAACCCCGCGTCTGCTGGCGAGGACCAAGAAGCGCTGGCAGGCGGCTTTCCCGAGATTGAAGCCATCCGACCGGTGGATTTCCCCTGCTGGTTGATGCGCATCATCTCCACGGTGGTACGTGCCGAGGTAGACCGCCGCATGGAGCCGCTGGGCCTGACGCAGGCGCAGTGGATTCCGGTATTGCACCTGGCCAGCGGCAAGGCGCATACAGCGGCCGATTTGGCGCGCCGCACCTTGCAGACCCCGGGCGCGATGACACGCCTGGTCGACCGCCTGGTCGACAAAGGGATCATTGAGCGCGAGCGCTCCACCGACGACCGCCGCGTGGTCAGCCTGTGTTTGACCGAAGAGGGCCTGGCCGCTGCAAGGCAGGTGCCCGACATCGTCAAAGGCGTCAACAGCGCCGCGCTCAGCCCCTTGTCGCCCGATGAATTGACCCAGTTCCACGGTTATCTGCGCCGCATCTATGAGGCCATGCCCAACACCTTGTCGGTGGACATGTGCCTGCCCCAGGATGGCTGCGCCGGTGACGCTACAGACAACTCCGACAACACAGCACAACCGCCCGGCAAGGAGAGGGCACTATGA
- the mutL gene encoding DNA mismatch repair endonuclease MutL: MPAANTESSATPARRPIQDLPDELVSQIAAGEVVERPASVVRELVDNALDAGATSITVRLLAGGVRLITVEDDGCGIPREELAIALRRHATSKIRNLHDLESVATMGFRGEALAAIASVSEMSVLSRPAQQEGAYLLDARSGELRPAARNPGTTMEVKELFFSTPARRKFLKTDATELAHCVEAVRRHALTRPGVGFAIWHEGKLVEQWRATLPPRSDEAQPDNAALQQLEQRAMDKRLADVLGPDFLEQSIVVNYQAGHVQVRGRAGLPDAARSRADQQFCYVNGRFVRDKVLTHAARAAYEDVLHGHRQPVYALYISIDPMRVDVNVHPTKIEVRFRDSREVHQAVLHGVENALAAPRAQQLLDAAAAAQTPTPTADGQPTALPGQAYAPTPQAQSAMRFDVPPRVNGLQALQQTAALWGQGAGTATPGTVQPGQAAGTPAPWQVQEASPRWNPQPSASAVTGGAAAPLVPTLPPESAENPWPLGRAVAQIHGVYILAENAQGLVIVDMHAAHERIVYERLKSQLDDGDASSAIASQPLLIPATFSATPEEVATAEDHSETLAQLGLEVVPFSPKTLAVRATPTTLAHGNPVELARSVLAELAQHDASTVVQRARNEILGTMACHGAVRANRQLTIDEMNALLRDMEHTERSDQCNHGRPTWRQLSMKELDALFLRGR; the protein is encoded by the coding sequence ATGCCTGCAGCCAACACAGAAAGCAGCGCCACGCCTGCGCGCCGCCCCATCCAGGATCTGCCCGATGAGCTGGTCAGCCAGATAGCAGCCGGCGAGGTGGTGGAGCGCCCGGCCTCGGTCGTGCGCGAGCTGGTCGACAATGCGCTGGATGCAGGCGCGACCAGCATCACCGTGCGCCTGCTCGCCGGCGGTGTGCGGCTGATCACCGTCGAAGACGATGGCTGCGGCATTCCGCGCGAAGAGCTGGCGATTGCGCTGCGCCGCCATGCCACCAGCAAGATCCGCAACCTGCATGACCTGGAATCGGTGGCGACCATGGGTTTTCGGGGCGAGGCGCTGGCTGCTATTGCGTCGGTGTCGGAGATGAGCGTGCTCTCGCGCCCCGCCCAGCAAGAAGGCGCCTACCTGCTCGATGCCCGCAGTGGCGAGCTGCGCCCGGCCGCCCGCAACCCCGGCACCACCATGGAGGTCAAGGAGCTGTTCTTCAGCACCCCCGCGCGGCGCAAGTTCCTGAAGACCGACGCCACCGAGCTGGCCCATTGCGTCGAAGCGGTACGCCGCCATGCCCTCACCCGACCCGGCGTGGGCTTTGCGATCTGGCATGAAGGCAAACTGGTGGAGCAATGGCGTGCCACCTTGCCGCCGCGCAGCGACGAGGCACAGCCAGATAATGCCGCCTTGCAGCAGCTGGAGCAGCGCGCGATGGACAAGCGTCTGGCCGATGTGCTCGGCCCTGATTTTCTGGAGCAATCGATTGTCGTGAACTACCAGGCCGGCCATGTGCAGGTGCGCGGCCGCGCTGGTTTGCCCGATGCCGCACGCTCGCGTGCCGACCAGCAGTTTTGCTATGTCAATGGCCGTTTTGTGCGCGACAAGGTGCTCACCCACGCCGCGCGTGCCGCCTATGAAGATGTGCTGCACGGCCACCGCCAGCCCGTCTATGCGCTCTACATCAGCATCGACCCAATGCGGGTCGATGTGAACGTACACCCCACCAAGATCGAGGTGCGCTTTCGCGATAGCCGCGAGGTACACCAAGCGGTGCTGCATGGCGTGGAGAATGCGCTGGCCGCCCCGCGCGCGCAGCAGTTGCTGGATGCAGCGGCAGCGGCACAAACGCCAACGCCAACGGCAGACGGCCAGCCCACCGCGCTGCCAGGCCAGGCCTATGCCCCCACACCCCAGGCCCAAAGCGCCATGCGCTTTGATGTCCCGCCCCGCGTCAATGGCCTGCAAGCGCTGCAGCAAACAGCGGCGCTCTGGGGCCAGGGTGCTGGCACTGCAACACCCGGTACCGTGCAGCCAGGCCAGGCAGCTGGCACGCCCGCGCCCTGGCAAGTGCAGGAGGCCAGCCCACGCTGGAACCCGCAGCCCAGCGCCAGCGCGGTAACCGGCGGTGCCGCTGCCCCGCTGGTACCCACGCTGCCGCCCGAATCCGCCGAGAACCCCTGGCCACTGGGCCGCGCCGTGGCGCAAATCCATGGCGTCTATATCCTGGCGGAAAACGCCCAGGGCCTTGTCATTGTCGATATGCATGCGGCCCATGAGCGCATCGTCTACGAACGCCTCAAAAGCCAGCTCGATGATGGCGATGCCAGCAGCGCCATTGCCAGCCAGCCGCTGCTGATTCCCGCCACCTTCTCGGCCACACCCGAAGAAGTGGCGACCGCCGAGGACCACAGCGAAACCCTGGCCCAGCTCGGGCTGGAGGTCGTGCCCTTCTCGCCCAAAACCCTGGCCGTGCGTGCCACGCCCACCACCTTGGCCCACGGCAACCCGGTAGAGCTGGCGCGCAGCGTGCTGGCTGAACTGGCCCAGCACGACGCCAGCACGGTGGTGCAGCGCGCCCGCAACGAGATCCTGGGCACTATGGCCTGCCATGGCGCCGTGCGCGCCAACCGCCAGCTCACCATCGACGAGATGAATGCGCTGCTGCGGGATATGGAACACACCGAACGCTCAGACCAGTGCAACCATGGCCGCCCCACCTGGCGCCAACTGAGCATGAAGGAGCTGGACGCGTTGTTTTTGCGCGGCCGCTAA
- a CDS encoding HlyD family efflux transporter periplasmic adaptor subunit, which produces MSNNNTPVSPSAAPAAPEAPAAQPRKKWLLRLTGIVIVLGAAYGIYDWMVNSHFEETDNAYVQGNLVQIAPQTAGTVQSILADDTDYVKEGQALVRLDPADAKVAFEQAKANLAQAVRQVRTLYVNNGSYTAQIAQRQAEVSKAKNDLVRAQSDLKRRQALTGNGAVSKEELSHAQSQVDAAQAAVTASQAAVNTAREQLASNQSLTEGISVGDHPNVLAAAAKVREAYLAMQRNELVSPVSGVVGKRSVQVGQRVAPGTPLMTVVPMNQLWVEANFKENQLRNLRLGQPVKMTADLYGKKVEYNGTVEGLGVGTGSAFSLLPAQNATGNWIKVVQRVPVRIALDAQQVQAHPLRVGLSMLVDVDIQNQDGKLLADVPRKEPLVQTNVYDVQDEGADAVIAQVIASNAGKKL; this is translated from the coding sequence ATGTCGAACAACAACACGCCCGTTTCTCCCTCCGCTGCGCCTGCTGCCCCTGAGGCACCTGCCGCCCAACCCCGTAAAAAATGGCTGCTGCGCCTGACCGGCATTGTCATCGTTCTGGGTGCCGCCTACGGCATCTATGACTGGATGGTCAACAGCCATTTTGAAGAAACCGACAACGCCTATGTGCAAGGCAACCTGGTGCAGATCGCGCCGCAAACGGCCGGCACCGTGCAGTCCATCCTGGCCGATGACACCGACTATGTGAAGGAAGGCCAGGCGCTGGTGCGCCTGGACCCGGCCGATGCCAAGGTGGCGTTTGAGCAGGCCAAGGCCAACCTGGCCCAGGCCGTGCGCCAGGTGCGCACCTTGTATGTGAACAACGGCTCTTACACCGCGCAGATCGCACAGCGCCAGGCTGAAGTGAGCAAGGCCAAGAACGACCTGGTCCGCGCGCAAAGCGACCTCAAGCGCCGCCAGGCACTGACCGGCAATGGCGCCGTATCGAAGGAGGAGCTGAGCCATGCACAAAGCCAGGTGGATGCCGCCCAGGCTGCGGTCACCGCATCGCAGGCAGCGGTGAACACCGCGCGCGAGCAACTGGCCAGCAACCAGTCGCTGACCGAAGGCATTAGCGTGGGCGACCACCCCAATGTGCTGGCCGCTGCCGCCAAGGTGCGCGAGGCTTATTTGGCGATGCAGCGCAATGAGCTGGTCTCGCCCGTGTCGGGCGTCGTCGGCAAGCGCTCTGTGCAGGTGGGCCAGCGCGTGGCGCCAGGCACGCCGCTGATGACCGTCGTGCCGATGAACCAGCTCTGGGTCGAGGCCAACTTCAAGGAAAACCAGCTGCGCAACCTGCGCCTGGGCCAGCCCGTCAAGATGACCGCTGACCTCTACGGCAAGAAGGTGGAATACAACGGCACGGTCGAAGGCCTGGGGGTGGGCACCGGCTCGGCCTTCTCGTTGCTGCCGGCGCAAAACGCCACTGGCAACTGGATCAAGGTGGTGCAGCGCGTGCCCGTGCGCATTGCGCTCGATGCCCAGCAAGTGCAGGCACACCCGCTGCGCGTGGGCCTGTCGATGCTGGTGGATGTCGATATCCAGAATCAGGATGGCAAGCTGCTGGCCGATGTGCCGCGCAAGGAGCCACTGGTGCAGACCAATGTCTATGACGTGCAGGACGAGGGCGCTGATGCGGTGATTGCGCAAGTGATCGCCAGCAATGCCGGCAAGAAGCTGTAA
- a CDS encoding DUF2867 domain-containing protein has translation MPTQPQETRPPAGSRIAQRLAGAHFKDAWCIYTAQTGEPALAYFLAAVARTPRWIEWCMQARNRVGQLVGLKDLGTLSQIDRQRPASAYQPGDRVGVFTVLENSDDEALIGDSDKHLNVVLSVHRAPVAGRQDQVAITITTVVHVRNLLGHLYMLPVAPMHRRIAPAVLAALGRAQPAAA, from the coding sequence ATGCCAACCCAACCGCAAGAGACCCGGCCGCCTGCGGGCAGCCGCATCGCCCAACGCCTGGCTGGCGCGCATTTTAAAGATGCCTGGTGCATTTACACCGCGCAGACCGGCGAGCCCGCGCTGGCCTATTTTCTGGCCGCCGTCGCGCGCACGCCGCGCTGGATTGAATGGTGCATGCAGGCCCGCAACCGGGTCGGCCAACTAGTGGGGCTCAAGGACCTGGGGACGCTCTCCCAGATCGACCGGCAGCGCCCCGCCAGCGCCTACCAGCCGGGCGACCGCGTAGGCGTATTTACGGTGTTGGAGAACAGCGACGATGAAGCGCTGATCGGCGACAGCGACAAGCATTTGAACGTGGTGCTCAGCGTGCACCGGGCGCCTGTGGCCGGCCGCCAGGACCAGGTCGCCATCACCATCACAACGGTGGTGCATGTCCGCAACCTGCTGGGCCATCTGTACATGCTGCCGGTGGCGCCCATGCACCGGCGCATTGCGCCAGCGGTGTTGGCCGCCCTGGGACGCGCGCAGCCGGCAGCGGCCTAA